Proteins encoded within one genomic window of Bombus pyrosoma isolate SC7728 linkage group LG13, ASM1482585v1, whole genome shotgun sequence:
- the LOC122574259 gene encoding unconventional myosin-Va isoform X4, with protein MTTRELYVKGGKVWVPHPEKVWEGAVLLEDYKLKQRTLKVHTDDSNQTKVLEIKSDSDLPPLRNPDILIGENNLTSLSFLHEPAVLYNLQIRFQRHCIYTYCGIVLVAFNPYNELPIYGNDTIWAYRGQAMGDLEPHIFAVAEEAYTKLEREGHDQSIIVSGESGAGKTVSAKYTMRYFATVGGSTTETQVEKKVLASLPIMEAIGNAKTTRNDNSSRFGKFIEIQFNKHYHITGASMRTYLLEKSRVVFQTYEERNYHIFYQMCAAAARLPHLHLSHQNKFHYLNQGNDPLIDGVDDLMCFDETISALTMLGFSSKQQDDMLRILAAIMHLGNVNIGNADNQNSSNENDTETSYIHSSDKHLLMMCELLGTDVNAMRKWLCHRKIVSMREVFLKPMNVEQAIGARDALAKHIYAELFNWIVAGINNSLHSQNKPQCFIGVLDIYGFETFEVNSFEQFCINYANEKLQQQFNQHVFKLEQEEYFKEEIEWTFIDFYDNQPCIDLIETKLGILDLLDEECRMPKGSDSSWADKLYSKCGKSKHFEKPRFGTSAFLIHHFADRVQYETTGFLEKNRDTVIEEQVDVLRNGDNKLLKKLFSEEDPKLMVPSNVRLKVSAQKPALNSPKQNKKTVGSQFRDSLNMLMSTLNATTPHYVRCIKPNDTKEAFEYNPIRAMQQLRACGVLETIRISAAGFPSQRTYNEFFLRYRSLCKFKDIRRDDLKETCRRILGRYIKDEDKFKFGKTKVLFRAGQVAYLEKLRAERQRDACVMIQKTVRGLICRSRYKKIRCAVLGLQRYGRGYIARQKAQAVREERAATKIQARVKGWLKRRRYLQIKRTILGIQTYGRGKLARQKYERMKDNAAAIVIQRFTRGYLVRMACKKKLRDIITVQSCVRRHMARKEFKRLKAEARSVEHVKSLNKGLEKKIMTLQQKITELMKENQVLKNVQNEVIDLKHKLEGLKSVDAENKKLNAILIEKAKELEKIQDIVKAERDEKMDILQDKERNTQEKEQENMELLGEIEKLRKELSVANEKLKNNQRGAEENLKYRLEQEKDLLLLDQDQDRGAYQKLLKEYHELEQRTEMLEQKLAMHAPAHSRSLSNASSSSGQIVSTELPQDDQNIDLGYGSVRSTASSSTPYSRLETIDWNQQRSDSPPDGEVQSNKSPAETNGPTHAPVDIGLVLKLQQKLKDVEKEKGRLIRMVEDLERDSPEETSRMQDTFRLQELEMENAQLKKDLGSLRKSVSSTGLTGAQQNLMGQFDALQEELERRREECIQLHSVLADNTRRMKSLGSNYGRDVDIINEDGELVLAFETQKKINRQLEDELQMKEKGWRAQRDEWRAEIDRLQEEIEKQQKLLSVNLSKSPQTQTEAYMQHEIARLTSENLELQEKYDKIAEECRKFKRQCKILAKRLRDAGLPDTAESVSDSAIMSSNSQSGDNGSNLPVIRKKERDYEGMFEFRKEDINIIIRHLVFELKPRIAVTLLPGLPAYILFMCIRHTDCVNDDEKVRLLLTAYLNAVKRVVKKREDFDCSVLWFSNTLRLLHNMKQYSGDKPFQIENTPRQNEQCLRNFDLSEYRLVLSNVALWIFNNIVTNLKERIQALTVPALLEHEAISGLDSNKLGRPRSSSMGEEPESTQQKLNKLLDELTLVYKTLQYHGVDPEIVVQLFKQLFYFMCASALNNLLLRNELCHWTKGMQIRYNLSHLEQWGRDRRLEAASEVLQPIVQAAQLLQARKTDEDVNSVCEMCNKLTANQIVKILNLYTPADDFETRVPVSFIKKVQEKLSERGENNEQLLMDLMYSYTVRLPFNPSDIRLEDIEIPEVLHLPMLKKV; from the exons GGTGGTAAGGTATGGGTGCCGCACCCAGAAAAGGTTTGGGAAGGCGCGGTGCTTCTGGaagattacaaattaaaacaGCGAACCTTGAAGGTTCATACGGACGATTCCAATCAGACGAAGGTCTTAGAGATCAAATCAGATTCCGATTTACCACCGTTAAGAAATCCTGATATACTTATAGGGGAGAATAACTTGACATCGTTGTCGTTTCTTCACGAGCCAGCTGTTCTGTACAATCTACAGATTCGTTTTCAACGACACTGTATTTACACTTATTGCGGTATCGTTTTGGTTGCGTTTAACCCATACAATGAACTTCCAATTTATGGCAACGACACGATATGGGCGTACAGGGGTCAGGCGATGGGCGATTTGGAACCTCATATATTCGCCGTCGCTGAGGAAGCGTACACCAAGCTGGAAAG GGAAGGTCACGACCAATCTATTATCGTTTCTGGAGAATCCGGCGCTGGAAAGACTGTGTCTGCAAAATATACGATGCGATATTTCGCTACCGTCGGTGGTTCAACGACCGAGACGCAGGTCGAGAAGAAAGTCCTTGCCTCTCTACCGATCATGGAAGCTATCGGTAATGCAAAGACAACGAGAAACGATAATTCCTCGAGATTCGGGAAGTTTATCGAGATTCAATTTAACAAACACTACCACATCACCGGGGCCAGTATGAGAACTTATCTTCTGGAAAAGTCAAGAGTCGTGTTTCag ACATACGAGGAAAGgaattatcatatattttatcaaatgtgCGCAGCCGCAGCGCGTCTACCTCATTTGCATTTGAGCCACCAGAATAAGTTTCACTATCTAAATCAAGGAAATGATCCCTTGATAGACGGCGTGGATGACTTGATGTGTTTCGATGAGACGATAAGCGCGCTCACCATGCTTGGATTCTCGTCCAAGCAGCAGGACGACATGCTTCGTATTTTAGCAGCTATTATGCATTTGGGAAACGTGAATATAGGGAATGCCGATAACCAAAATTCGAGCAATGAAAACGACACCGAAACCAGTTACATTCat TCGTCAGATAAACATCTGTTGATGATGTGCGAGTTGTTGGGCACCGACGTAAACGCGATGCGAAAATGGCTGTGCCATAGGAAAATCGTGTCGATGAGGGAAGTATTCTTGAAACCAATGAACGTGGAACAAGCGATTGGTGCTAGAGACGCACTGGCCAAACATATTTACGCGGAATTGTTCAACTGGATCGTAGCTGGTATCAATAACTCCCTGCATTCTCAAAACAAACCGCAGTGTTTCATCGGTGTCCTGGATATTTACGGTTTCGAGACGTTCGAGGTCAATTCTTTCGAACAGTTTTGCATAAATTACGCGAACGAGAAGCTTCAACAACAATTCAATCAGCACGTCTTCAAGTTAGAACAGGAGGAGTATTTTAAGGAGGAGATCGAATGGACTTTCATAGACTTCTATGACAATCAACCTTGTATCGATCTCATCGAAACGAAACTGGGTATCCTCGATTTGTTGGACGAGGAATGTAGG ATGCCGAAAGGTTCGGATAGTTCATGGGCGGATAAACTTTACTCGAAATGTGGAAAATCGAAACACTTTGAAAAACCACGATTCGGAACTTCTGCCTTCTTGATTCACCATTTCGCCGACCGGGTGCAATACGAAACGACtggatttttagaaaaaaacaGAGACACCGTTATCGAGGAACAGGTTGACGTACTGCGAAACGGAGAC AATAAGTTATTGAAGAAGTTATTCAGCGAAGAGGATCCGAAGCTTATGGTACCATCGAACGTGAGACTGAAAGTATCGGCTCAAAAGCCAGCATTAAATTCGCCTAAGCAAAATAAGAAAACG GTAGGTTCGCAATTTCGCGACTCCTTGAATATGTTGATGTCTACGTTAAACGCAACTACACCGCATTACGTGCGCTGTATCAAACCAAACGATACCAAGGAAGCGTTTGAATACAACCCAATTCGTGCGATGCAACAATTACGGGCTTGCGGTGTTCTAGAGACGATTAGAATATCCGCCGCTGGATTTCCCAGTCAAAGAACATACAACGAATTCTTTCTCAGATACAGGAGCCTCTGTAAATTCAAGGATATTCGACGCGACGACCTCAAAGAAACCTGTCGGCGAATATTGGGCAG GTATATCAAAGacgaagataaatttaaattcggCAAGACGAAGGTTCTTTTTCGTGCTGGTCAAGTAGCTTATCTAGAGAAGCTACGAGCTGAACGACAGCGAGATGCTTGTGTTATGATCCAAAAAACGGTGCGCGGCCTGATATGCCGTAGTAGGTATAAGAAGATTCGATGCGCTGTGCTTGGCCTTCAAAGATACGGAAGAGGATACATCGCTAGGCAGAAAGCTCAGGCTGTGAGGGAAGAAAGGGCCGCGACGAAAATTCAAGCTCGTGTCAAAGGTTGGCTGAAGAGGCGTCGATATCTCCAGATAAAGCGCACAATTCTCGGTATTCAGACGTACGGCAGGGGAAAACTGGCGCGGCAGAAATACGAACGGATGAAAGACAATGCGGCAGCGATTGTAATTCAAAGATTCACCAGGGGTTACCTTGTTCGAATGGCGTGCaagaaaaaattaagagaTATTATAACCGTTCAGTCCTGCGTCAGAAGGCATATGGCGAGGAAAGAGTTTAAGAGATTGAAAGCTGAAGCGAGAAGCGTGGAACACGTGAAATCTCTGAACAAGGGATTAGAGAAGAAGATCATGACCTTGCAGCAAAAGATCACCGAACTT ATGAAAGAGAATCAGGTATTGAAGAACGTTCAGAACGAGGTGATAGACTTGAAACACAAATTAGAAGGATTGAAATCCGTAGACGCGgagaataagaaattaaatgcTATACTAATAGAGAAAGcgaaagaattagaaaagatTCAGGATATCGTGAAAGCTGAACGAGACGAAAAAATGGATATTTTACAG gacaaggaaagaaatacacaagagaaagaacaagaaaatatGGAGCTTCTGggtgaaattgaaaagttgCGAAAGGAACTTTCGGTAGCTAATGAGAAGTTGAAGAACAACCAACGCGGTGCTGAAGAGAACTTGAAGTATCGTTTAGAACAGGAAAAAGATCTTCTCCTGCTGGATCAGGACCAGGATCGTGGCGCCTatcagaaattattgaaagagTATCACGAGTTAGAGCAACGTACAGAAATGTTAGAACAGAAACTCGCCATGCATGCTCCTGCACACTCGCGTTCTCTTAGCAATGCTTCCAGCAGCAGCGGGCAAATCGTGTCTACGGAACTTCCGCAAGATGACCagaatatc GATTTGGGTTACGGTTCGGTAAGATCGACTGCTTCTTCCTCGACTCCTTACTCACGGCTGGAAACGATTGACTGGAATCAGCAAAGGTCGGATAGCCCACCCGATGGAGAGGTCCAATCGAATAAATCACCTGCCGAGACGAATGGTCCGACACACGCGCCAGTAGATATTGGATTAGTGTTGAAGCTTCAACAGAAATTAAAGGATgttgagaaagagaaaggacgATTAATCAGAATGGTGGAAGATTTAGAACGTGATAGTCCCGAAGAAACTTCGAGGATGCAAGATACATTTAGG CTTCAAGAAttggaaatggaaaatgcTCAGTTAAAGAAAGATTTAGGTTCTTTAAGAAAAAGCGTTTCCTCAACAGGTCTAACTGGTGCCCAGCAGAATCTCATGg gacaattcgatgcgcttcaAGAAGAGCTTGAGAGAAGACGAGAAGAATGCATTCAACTGCATAGCGTGTTGGCTGATAATACACGAAGAATGAAGAGCTTAGGCTCGAATTATGGCCGCGATGTGGACATTATAAACGAAGACGGCGAATTAGTACTCGCCTTTGAAACACAGAAAAAGATCAACAG GCAATTAGAAGACGAGCTTCAAATGAAGGAGAAAGGGTGGCGGGCACAGAGGGATGAATGGCGAGCGGAAATCGATAGGTTACAGGAGGAAATTGAGAAGCAGCAGAAGTTACTATCCGTGAATTTGAGCAAATCGCCGCAGACGCAGACTGAGGCATATATGCAACACGAAATTGCCAGGCTAACGTCTGAAAATTTG GAATTgcaagaaaaatacgataaaatagcAGAAGAATGTAGGAAGTTTAAGAGGCAATGCAAGATACTTGCGAAACGTCTGAGGGATGCAGGCT tGCCAGATACTGCAGAATCTGTAAGCGATTCTGCGATAATGTCTTCCAATAGTCAGTCGGGAGATAATGGAAGTAATTTGCCAGTTATccggaagaaagaaagagattatGAGGGCATGTTCGAGTTTAGAAAAGAAGATATCAACATAATAATACGTCATCTCGTTTTCG aGTTAAAACCTAGAATCGCGGTGACATTACTTCCTGGTCTGCCAgcttatattctttttatgtgTATAAGGCATACAGACTGTGTAAACGACGATGAAAAAGTGAGATTGTTATTAACGGCATATCTCAATGCTGTGAAACGTGTAGTCAAGAAACGCGAGGACTTTGATTGTAGCGTACTCTGGTTCAGTAACACCTTGAGATTGTTGCATAATATGAAACAGTATTCGGGAGACAAACCTTTCCAAATCGAAAACACACCAAGGCAAAATGAGCAATGCCTTAGAAATTTCGATTTAAGCGAGTATCGCCTTGTATTGAGCAACGTGGCGCTTTggattttcaataatatcgtAACGAACCTTAAAGAAAGGATTCAAGCTCTGACTGTTCCTGCTCTTCTCGAACACGAAGCTATATCAGGCTTGGATTCTAACAAACTCGGTCGACCACGATCATCCTCTATGGGAGAAGAGCCAGAATCAACTCAACAAAAACTTAATAAACTTCTGGATGAACTTACTTTAGTGTATAAAACTCTTCAGTATCACGGTGTTGATCCCGAGATTGTCGTGCAACTTTTCAAACAACTGTTTTACTTCATGTGCGCTAGTGCTCTGAATAATTTGCTTCTCAGGAATGAACTTTGTCACTGGACGAAGGGCATGCAAATAAG ATATAATTTAAGCCATTTGGAGCAATGGGGACGAGATCGAAGATTAGAAGCAGCATCCGAAGTGCTTCAGCCAATTGTACAAGCAGCACAGCTTTTGCAAGCTCGTAAAACAGACGAAGACGTAAATTCTGTGTGCGAAATGTGCAACAAATTAACCGCGAATCAAATAgtgaaaattctaaatttgtATACACCAGCTGACGACTTTGAAACGCGCGTGCCAGTTTCGTTCATCAAGAAGGTACAGGAAAAATTGAGTGAACGTGGTGAGAACAACGAACAG CTGTTAATGGATCTTATGTATTCATACACAGTAAGATTACCATTCAATCCATCGGATATTCGACTAGAGGATATCGAAATACCAGAAGTACTTCATTTACCCATGCTCAAAAAGGTGTAA
- the LOC122574259 gene encoding unconventional myosin-Va isoform X3 yields MTTRELYVKGGKVWVPHPEKVWEGAVLLEDYKLKQRTLKVHTDDSNQTKVLEIKSDSDLPPLRNPDILIGENNLTSLSFLHEPAVLYNLQIRFQRHCIYTYCGIVLVAFNPYNELPIYGNDTIWAYRGQAMGDLEPHIFAVAEEAYTKLEREGHDQSIIVSGESGAGKTVSAKYTMRYFATVGGSTTETQVEKKVLASLPIMEAIGNAKTTRNDNSSRFGKFIEIQFNKHYHITGASMRTYLLEKSRVVFQTYEERNYHIFYQMCAAAARLPHLHLSHQNKFHYLNQGNDPLIDGVDDLMCFDETISALTMLGFSSKQQDDMLRILAAIMHLGNVNIGNADNQNSSNENDTETSYIHSSDKHLLMMCELLGTDVNAMRKWLCHRKIVSMREVFLKPMNVEQAIGARDALAKHIYAELFNWIVAGINNSLHSQNKPQCFIGVLDIYGFETFEVNSFEQFCINYANEKLQQQFNQHVFKLEQEEYFKEEIEWTFIDFYDNQPCIDLIETKLGILDLLDEECRMPKGSDSSWADKLYSKCGKSKHFEKPRFGTSAFLIHHFADRVQYETTGFLEKNRDTVIEEQVDVLRNGDNKLLKKLFSEEDPKLMVPSNVRLKVSAQKPALNSPKQNKKTVGSQFRDSLNMLMSTLNATTPHYVRCIKPNDTKEAFEYNPIRAMQQLRACGVLETIRISAAGFPSQRTYNEFFLRYRSLCKFKDIRRDDLKETCRRILGRYIKDEDKFKFGKTKVLFRAGQVAYLEKLRAERQRDACVMIQKTVRGLICRSRYKKIRCAVLGLQRYGRGYIARQKAQAVREERAATKIQARVKGWLKRRRYLQIKRTILGIQTYGRGKLARQKYERMKDNAAAIVIQRFTRGYLVRMACKKKLRDIITVQSCVRRHMARKEFKRLKAEARSVEHVKSLNKGLEKKIMTLQQKITELMKENQVLKNVQNEVIDLKHKLEGLKSVDAENKKLNAILIEKAKELEKIQDIVKAERDEKMDILQDKERNTQEKEQENMELLGEIEKLRKELSVANEKLKNNQRGAEENLKYRLEQEKDLLLLDQDQDRGAYQKLLKEYHELEQRTEMLEQKLAMHAPAHSRSLSNASSSSGQIVSTELPQDDQNIDLGYGSVRSTASSSTPYSRLETIDWNQQRSDSPPDGEVQSNKSPAETNGPTHAPVDIGLVLKLQQKLKDVEKEKGRLIRMVEDLERDSPEETSRMQDTFRLQELEMENAQLKKDLGSLRKSVSSTGLTGAQQNLMGQFDALQEELERRREECIQLHSVLADNTRRMKSLGSNYGRDVDIINEDGELVLAFETQKKINSRLKTKRKASREQLEDELQMKEKGWRAQRDEWRAEIDRLQEEIEKQQKLLSVNLSKSPQTQTEAYMQHEIARLTSENLELQEKYDKIAEECRKFKRQCKILAKRLRDAGLPDTAESVSDSAIMSSNSQSGDNGSNLPVIRKKERDYEGMFEFRKEDINIIIRHLVFELKPRIAVTLLPGLPAYILFMCIRHTDCVNDDEKVRLLLTAYLNAVKRVVKKREDFDCSVLWFSNTLRLLHNMKQYSGDKPFQIENTPRQNEQCLRNFDLSEYRLVLSNVALWIFNNIVTNLKERIQALTVPALLEHEAISGLDSNKLGRPRSSSMGEEPESTQQKLNKLLDELTLVYKTLQYHGVDPEIVVQLFKQLFYFMCASALNNLLLRNELCHWTKGMQIRYNLSHLEQWGRDRRLEAASEVLQPIVQAAQLLQARKTDEDVNSVCEMCNKLTANQIVKILNLYTPADDFETRVPVSFIKKVQEKLSERGENNEQLLMDLMYSYTVRLPFNPSDIRLEDIEIPEVLHLPMLKKV; encoded by the exons GGTGGTAAGGTATGGGTGCCGCACCCAGAAAAGGTTTGGGAAGGCGCGGTGCTTCTGGaagattacaaattaaaacaGCGAACCTTGAAGGTTCATACGGACGATTCCAATCAGACGAAGGTCTTAGAGATCAAATCAGATTCCGATTTACCACCGTTAAGAAATCCTGATATACTTATAGGGGAGAATAACTTGACATCGTTGTCGTTTCTTCACGAGCCAGCTGTTCTGTACAATCTACAGATTCGTTTTCAACGACACTGTATTTACACTTATTGCGGTATCGTTTTGGTTGCGTTTAACCCATACAATGAACTTCCAATTTATGGCAACGACACGATATGGGCGTACAGGGGTCAGGCGATGGGCGATTTGGAACCTCATATATTCGCCGTCGCTGAGGAAGCGTACACCAAGCTGGAAAG GGAAGGTCACGACCAATCTATTATCGTTTCTGGAGAATCCGGCGCTGGAAAGACTGTGTCTGCAAAATATACGATGCGATATTTCGCTACCGTCGGTGGTTCAACGACCGAGACGCAGGTCGAGAAGAAAGTCCTTGCCTCTCTACCGATCATGGAAGCTATCGGTAATGCAAAGACAACGAGAAACGATAATTCCTCGAGATTCGGGAAGTTTATCGAGATTCAATTTAACAAACACTACCACATCACCGGGGCCAGTATGAGAACTTATCTTCTGGAAAAGTCAAGAGTCGTGTTTCag ACATACGAGGAAAGgaattatcatatattttatcaaatgtgCGCAGCCGCAGCGCGTCTACCTCATTTGCATTTGAGCCACCAGAATAAGTTTCACTATCTAAATCAAGGAAATGATCCCTTGATAGACGGCGTGGATGACTTGATGTGTTTCGATGAGACGATAAGCGCGCTCACCATGCTTGGATTCTCGTCCAAGCAGCAGGACGACATGCTTCGTATTTTAGCAGCTATTATGCATTTGGGAAACGTGAATATAGGGAATGCCGATAACCAAAATTCGAGCAATGAAAACGACACCGAAACCAGTTACATTCat TCGTCAGATAAACATCTGTTGATGATGTGCGAGTTGTTGGGCACCGACGTAAACGCGATGCGAAAATGGCTGTGCCATAGGAAAATCGTGTCGATGAGGGAAGTATTCTTGAAACCAATGAACGTGGAACAAGCGATTGGTGCTAGAGACGCACTGGCCAAACATATTTACGCGGAATTGTTCAACTGGATCGTAGCTGGTATCAATAACTCCCTGCATTCTCAAAACAAACCGCAGTGTTTCATCGGTGTCCTGGATATTTACGGTTTCGAGACGTTCGAGGTCAATTCTTTCGAACAGTTTTGCATAAATTACGCGAACGAGAAGCTTCAACAACAATTCAATCAGCACGTCTTCAAGTTAGAACAGGAGGAGTATTTTAAGGAGGAGATCGAATGGACTTTCATAGACTTCTATGACAATCAACCTTGTATCGATCTCATCGAAACGAAACTGGGTATCCTCGATTTGTTGGACGAGGAATGTAGG ATGCCGAAAGGTTCGGATAGTTCATGGGCGGATAAACTTTACTCGAAATGTGGAAAATCGAAACACTTTGAAAAACCACGATTCGGAACTTCTGCCTTCTTGATTCACCATTTCGCCGACCGGGTGCAATACGAAACGACtggatttttagaaaaaaacaGAGACACCGTTATCGAGGAACAGGTTGACGTACTGCGAAACGGAGAC AATAAGTTATTGAAGAAGTTATTCAGCGAAGAGGATCCGAAGCTTATGGTACCATCGAACGTGAGACTGAAAGTATCGGCTCAAAAGCCAGCATTAAATTCGCCTAAGCAAAATAAGAAAACG GTAGGTTCGCAATTTCGCGACTCCTTGAATATGTTGATGTCTACGTTAAACGCAACTACACCGCATTACGTGCGCTGTATCAAACCAAACGATACCAAGGAAGCGTTTGAATACAACCCAATTCGTGCGATGCAACAATTACGGGCTTGCGGTGTTCTAGAGACGATTAGAATATCCGCCGCTGGATTTCCCAGTCAAAGAACATACAACGAATTCTTTCTCAGATACAGGAGCCTCTGTAAATTCAAGGATATTCGACGCGACGACCTCAAAGAAACCTGTCGGCGAATATTGGGCAG GTATATCAAAGacgaagataaatttaaattcggCAAGACGAAGGTTCTTTTTCGTGCTGGTCAAGTAGCTTATCTAGAGAAGCTACGAGCTGAACGACAGCGAGATGCTTGTGTTATGATCCAAAAAACGGTGCGCGGCCTGATATGCCGTAGTAGGTATAAGAAGATTCGATGCGCTGTGCTTGGCCTTCAAAGATACGGAAGAGGATACATCGCTAGGCAGAAAGCTCAGGCTGTGAGGGAAGAAAGGGCCGCGACGAAAATTCAAGCTCGTGTCAAAGGTTGGCTGAAGAGGCGTCGATATCTCCAGATAAAGCGCACAATTCTCGGTATTCAGACGTACGGCAGGGGAAAACTGGCGCGGCAGAAATACGAACGGATGAAAGACAATGCGGCAGCGATTGTAATTCAAAGATTCACCAGGGGTTACCTTGTTCGAATGGCGTGCaagaaaaaattaagagaTATTATAACCGTTCAGTCCTGCGTCAGAAGGCATATGGCGAGGAAAGAGTTTAAGAGATTGAAAGCTGAAGCGAGAAGCGTGGAACACGTGAAATCTCTGAACAAGGGATTAGAGAAGAAGATCATGACCTTGCAGCAAAAGATCACCGAACTT ATGAAAGAGAATCAGGTATTGAAGAACGTTCAGAACGAGGTGATAGACTTGAAACACAAATTAGAAGGATTGAAATCCGTAGACGCGgagaataagaaattaaatgcTATACTAATAGAGAAAGcgaaagaattagaaaagatTCAGGATATCGTGAAAGCTGAACGAGACGAAAAAATGGATATTTTACAG gacaaggaaagaaatacacaagagaaagaacaagaaaatatGGAGCTTCTGggtgaaattgaaaagttgCGAAAGGAACTTTCGGTAGCTAATGAGAAGTTGAAGAACAACCAACGCGGTGCTGAAGAGAACTTGAAGTATCGTTTAGAACAGGAAAAAGATCTTCTCCTGCTGGATCAGGACCAGGATCGTGGCGCCTatcagaaattattgaaagagTATCACGAGTTAGAGCAACGTACAGAAATGTTAGAACAGAAACTCGCCATGCATGCTCCTGCACACTCGCGTTCTCTTAGCAATGCTTCCAGCAGCAGCGGGCAAATCGTGTCTACGGAACTTCCGCAAGATGACCagaatatc GATTTGGGTTACGGTTCGGTAAGATCGACTGCTTCTTCCTCGACTCCTTACTCACGGCTGGAAACGATTGACTGGAATCAGCAAAGGTCGGATAGCCCACCCGATGGAGAGGTCCAATCGAATAAATCACCTGCCGAGACGAATGGTCCGACACACGCGCCAGTAGATATTGGATTAGTGTTGAAGCTTCAACAGAAATTAAAGGATgttgagaaagagaaaggacgATTAATCAGAATGGTGGAAGATTTAGAACGTGATAGTCCCGAAGAAACTTCGAGGATGCAAGATACATTTAGG CTTCAAGAAttggaaatggaaaatgcTCAGTTAAAGAAAGATTTAGGTTCTTTAAGAAAAAGCGTTTCCTCAACAGGTCTAACTGGTGCCCAGCAGAATCTCATGg gacaattcgatgcgcttcaAGAAGAGCTTGAGAGAAGACGAGAAGAATGCATTCAACTGCATAGCGTGTTGGCTGATAATACACGAAGAATGAAGAGCTTAGGCTCGAATTATGGCCGCGATGTGGACATTATAAACGAAGACGGCGAATTAGTACTCGCCTTTGAAACACAGAAAAAGATCAACAG TAGACTTAAGACAAAGCGAAAGGCCTCAAGAGA GCAATTAGAAGACGAGCTTCAAATGAAGGAGAAAGGGTGGCGGGCACAGAGGGATGAATGGCGAGCGGAAATCGATAGGTTACAGGAGGAAATTGAGAAGCAGCAGAAGTTACTATCCGTGAATTTGAGCAAATCGCCGCAGACGCAGACTGAGGCATATATGCAACACGAAATTGCCAGGCTAACGTCTGAAAATTTG GAATTgcaagaaaaatacgataaaatagcAGAAGAATGTAGGAAGTTTAAGAGGCAATGCAAGATACTTGCGAAACGTCTGAGGGATGCAGGCT tGCCAGATACTGCAGAATCTGTAAGCGATTCTGCGATAATGTCTTCCAATAGTCAGTCGGGAGATAATGGAAGTAATTTGCCAGTTATccggaagaaagaaagagattatGAGGGCATGTTCGAGTTTAGAAAAGAAGATATCAACATAATAATACGTCATCTCGTTTTCG aGTTAAAACCTAGAATCGCGGTGACATTACTTCCTGGTCTGCCAgcttatattctttttatgtgTATAAGGCATACAGACTGTGTAAACGACGATGAAAAAGTGAGATTGTTATTAACGGCATATCTCAATGCTGTGAAACGTGTAGTCAAGAAACGCGAGGACTTTGATTGTAGCGTACTCTGGTTCAGTAACACCTTGAGATTGTTGCATAATATGAAACAGTATTCGGGAGACAAACCTTTCCAAATCGAAAACACACCAAGGCAAAATGAGCAATGCCTTAGAAATTTCGATTTAAGCGAGTATCGCCTTGTATTGAGCAACGTGGCGCTTTggattttcaataatatcgtAACGAACCTTAAAGAAAGGATTCAAGCTCTGACTGTTCCTGCTCTTCTCGAACACGAAGCTATATCAGGCTTGGATTCTAACAAACTCGGTCGACCACGATCATCCTCTATGGGAGAAGAGCCAGAATCAACTCAACAAAAACTTAATAAACTTCTGGATGAACTTACTTTAGTGTATAAAACTCTTCAGTATCACGGTGTTGATCCCGAGATTGTCGTGCAACTTTTCAAACAACTGTTTTACTTCATGTGCGCTAGTGCTCTGAATAATTTGCTTCTCAGGAATGAACTTTGTCACTGGACGAAGGGCATGCAAATAAG ATATAATTTAAGCCATTTGGAGCAATGGGGACGAGATCGAAGATTAGAAGCAGCATCCGAAGTGCTTCAGCCAATTGTACAAGCAGCACAGCTTTTGCAAGCTCGTAAAACAGACGAAGACGTAAATTCTGTGTGCGAAATGTGCAACAAATTAACCGCGAATCAAATAgtgaaaattctaaatttgtATACACCAGCTGACGACTTTGAAACGCGCGTGCCAGTTTCGTTCATCAAGAAGGTACAGGAAAAATTGAGTGAACGTGGTGAGAACAACGAACAG CTGTTAATGGATCTTATGTATTCATACACAGTAAGATTACCATTCAATCCATCGGATATTCGACTAGAGGATATCGAAATACCAGAAGTACTTCATTTACCCATGCTCAAAAAGGTGTAA